A portion of the Bubalus kerabau isolate K-KA32 ecotype Philippines breed swamp buffalo chromosome 1, PCC_UOA_SB_1v2, whole genome shotgun sequence genome contains these proteins:
- the LOC129646430 gene encoding keratin, type I cytoskeletal 18-like, which yields MLRTSIQTTQHLSPGLALSSRTSIMSFSTQSTFSNYRSLGSVQSSGHRVRPVSSAASVYAGAGGSGSRISVSRTTSVRGGWGSGNLGAGMAGGLVGVGGIQGEKETMQDLNDRLASYLEKVRSLEADNRRLESKIREHLEKKGPQVRDWGHYLKIIEDLRAQIFANSVDNARIVLQIDNARLAADDFRVKYETELAMRQSVESDIHGLRKVIDDTNVTRLQLETEIEALKEELLFMKKNHEEEVKGLQNQIANSGLTVELNAPKPQDLSKIMADIRAQYDELAQKNREELDKYWSQQIEESTTVVTSQTAEIGAAEMTLTELRRTVQSLEIDLDSMRNLKASLENSLREVEARYAMQMEQLNGVLLHLESELAQTRAEGQRQTQEYEALLNVKVKLEAEINTYRHLLEDGEDFSLGDALDSSNSRQTIQKTTTLRLVDGKVVSETSDTKVLRH from the coding sequence atgttaagaACCTCCATCCAGACGACCCAGCACCTGAGTCCTGGCCTCGCTCTTTCCTCGCGAACAAGCATCATGAGCTTCAGCACCCAATCCACCTTCTCCAACTACCGGTCCCTGGGCTCCGTGCAGTCGTCGGGCCACCGGGTCCGACCGGTCAGCAGCGCGGCCAGCGTCTATGCAGGCGCCGGGGGCTCGGGCTCCCGGATCTCCGTGTCCCGCACCACCAGCGTCCGGGGCGGCTGGGGGTCCGGGAACCTGGGCGCCGGGATGGCCGGGGGTTTGGTGGGTGTAGGGGGCATCCAGGGCGAGAAGGAGACCATGCAAGACCTGAATGACCGCCTGGCCTCCTACCTGGAGAaggtgaggagcctggaggcagaTAACCGGAGACTGGAGAGCAAAATCCGGGAACActtggagaagaagggacccCAGGTCAGAGACTGGGGGCATTACCTGAAGATCATCGAGGACCTGAGGGCTCAGATTTTTGCAAATTCTGTGGACAACGCCCGCATCGTTCTGCAGATTGATAATGCCCGTCTTGCTGCTGATGACTTCAGAGTCAAGTATGAGACAGAGCTGGCCATGCGCCAGTCTGTGGAGAGTGACATACACGGGCTCCGCAAGGTCATCGATGACACCAATGTCACCCGGCTGCAGCTGGAGACTGAGATCGAGGCTCTCAAGGAGGAGCTGCTTTTCATGAAGAAGAACCATGAGGAGGAAGTAAAGGGTCTACAAAACCAGATTGCCAACTCTGGGCTGACCGTGGAGTTGAATGCCCCCAAACCTCAGGACCTTAGCAAGATCATGGCAGACATCCGGGCCCAGTATGACGAGCTGGCTCAGAAGAACCGAGAGGAGCTGGACAAGTACTGGTCCCAGCAGATTGAGGAGAGCACCACAGTGGTCACCTCGCAGACCGCTGAGATAGGAGCTGCTGAGATGACCCTCACGGAGCTGAGGCGCACCGTCCAGTCCCTGGAGATCGACCTGGACTCCATGAGAAATCTGAAGGCCAGCTTGGAGAACAGCCTGAGGGAAGTGGAGGCCCGCTACGCCATGCAGATGGAGCAGCTCAACGGAGTCCTCCTGCACCTGGAGTCAGAGCTGGCCCAGACCCGGGCAGAGGGGCAACGCCAGACCCAGGAGTACGAGGCCCTGCTGAATGTCAAAGTCAAGCTGGAGGCTGAGATCAATACCTACCGCCATCTGCTGGAAGATGGGGAGGATTTCAGTCTTGGCGACGCTCTGGACAGCAGCAACTCCAGGCAAACCATCCAGAAGACCACCACCCTCAGGCTCGTGGATGGCAAAGTGGTGTCTGAGACATCAGACACCAAAGTTCTGAGGCACTGA